ACGGAGTTTGGCATTTTCACCGTGGGTGAGTCAGGGGCGGTTATCTATTCTATTCTGGATGAGAAGCTGCAGAATGATAAGGAGCTGTGGTATATGATTGACGGCTCCTTCATCACCAACCTGCCCGATACCTGGGCCCTGAACCAGCGCTTTATTATGCTGGCCGTGAATGGCTGGGAGAAGAAGTACAAGAAAATTCAGCTCGGCGGCCTCACCTGCGACTCGCAGGATTACTACAATGCCGAAAAGCACATATACCAGGTATTCCTGCCCGAGCGTAAACCCGTGGATCAAAAGCCCCTGTACGTGGGCTTTTTCCATACGGGTGCCTACCAGGAAAGCCTTTCCGGCTACGGCGGCGTGAAGCACTGCCTGATTCCGGCTCCTAAAATGGTAATTCTGGACCGCGCCGAGGACGGCACCCTCACCGATTACGTGTTTGCCGAGGAGCAAACCGGCGAGTCGATGATGCGTATTCTGGGCTATACCTCGTAAGCAATTCTGCGGCGGCTGTTGGTACGGCCGCCGCTAAGCTGTACTTTTGGTATCTTCGTTTTCTCCATTTTTCTACTTCTGCCTCTTCGTTATGAAAAAATTACTACTGCTGGCCTCGGTAGCCACGTTGTCCCTGGCTAGCTGCAATAAAAGCAAGTGCCCTGCCTATAGCAGCACGAAAGCTGCCAACCGCGTTTCATCTCCCATTATGGCCAGCACTGCTACCCCCGTTAGCCACCAGTAATTTTTCTATAACTGGAATTTTTAGCCGGTTTCCTGTGTATTCAGGAAACCGGCTTTTTTATTGACTTTTTTAGATAATGAGCCAACTACATACTTGAAAGCAAAATCTTGCGTTACTTTGAGTTAAGAGGCGCTTTCCACGCATATTAAGCCTTTATCCATTCATTCTTTTTTTGCACTTAAGCATGAAAAAAGTTTTGCTATTGACAGTTGTAGGATTAGCGGGGTTGGCGTCATGCAAGACCAAATGCCCGGCTTATTCGGAAGTTAAGCCTGCCACGCAGGTAGCTTCGCCGGTGGCCGCCACCAGCCAGCTTCCTCCTTCAGAGCAGCAATAGCTGCATCTACCCCCATATAAGAGAAGCCGCCTCTCCGTAACCCGGAAGGCGGCTTTACCTTTGTAGCCGGGCCTGTTATGAAAGCTGAATCCTATTGGGCCAGAATCAGGTCAGTAGCAGCTAATAAGTTGGGCGCGGCGCGGGTGTATTCTACCTGCTCGGTGTCGTTAATCAGAATACCCGCCACTCCCACGCGGGCGCCGGCTTCTATATCACGCAGCCTGTCTCCTACCATCCAGCACTGGTCAGGGTCCAGCTGAAACCGGGCCATAGCCTTCTCCAGCATCAGAGAATCCGGCTTTCGCATCAACGATTCCGAAACTGATGGGTGCCCCGGGGCAAAGTAAAAAGCATCTATCAGGTGGCCGCAGGCGTCCTGCAGCTTCTGATGGCAGGCATGTACATCAGCGGCCGTGTACAGGCCCTTCGCAATACCAGCCTGGTTGGTAACTACTACTAAATAGTAGCCCGCCGCTTTCAGCCGCGCCAGGGCCTCAGGTACCCCTGCCAGCACCACAAATTCTTCCGGGCGCCATACGTAGTGGCCTATTTCGGCATTCAGGACTCCGTCGCGGTCCAGGAACACGGCTTTGTTAAGGGTAATAGGCGAAGTTTTCATCTCATTCATTGGGTCAAAACTACTGATTCCTGCGGGGTATGGGCGTAATTTGCGGCCTCCTTCCGAGTCTGTTTTTCTGAATATGCGCATCGCAATCCTGGGTGGCGGTATCACCGGCCTCACCACTGCCTACTACCTGCACCGGGCAGGCATTTCGTTTGATTTGTTTGAGGCCAATGACGACCCGGGCGGTACTATGCGCACCCGCCGCGAAGGCCCTTATCTGGTAGAGCTGGGGCCTAACTCCCTGCTGCTCTCCCCCGAGCTGGAGCAGCTACTACAGGACCTTAACCTCACCTCCCAAATACAGGAACCGGCCGCCACCAGCGCCAACCGCTACGTGCTGCGCGGCGGGCGCTACCGTAAGCTGCCCGGCTCACCCCAGGGGTTGCTGCTGTCTGGTTTTTTCAGCCTGAAAGCCAAACTGGCAATTTTGCAGGAGCTGTTCCGGCCGGCGGGCCCCATAAACCTCCGGGAGACGATTGCCGTCTTTTTTCGCCGCCGCTTCAATCAGGAAATCGTTGATTACGCCGTTAATCCATTTGTATCAGGCATTTATGCCGGCGACCCGGACCAGCTTCTCCTCCAGGCTACCTTTCCCAGGCTGGCCGAGCTGGAGCAGCAGTATGGCTCCGTGCTGCGCGGCCTGGCCAAAACCGGCACCGGCCAGCGCCGCCGTACCATTTCGCTCCGCAATGGCCTGAATACTCTCACCAATGCTCTGGCGGCCCAGCTGGCCGGCCATCTGTTCCTGCACCAGCCCGTGCGGGAAATCACCCGCGACGCCGACGGCCGCTTCCACGTGGACACGCCCAGCGGCGCCTTCTCCGACCGCGCCTACGACCGGGTGATAATAGCCCTGCCCACGGCCGTTACGGCGGATATTCTGGCAAATCTGTTTCCCACGGAGGCGGCGGCCATTCGCCCGGTTTATTACCCCACCATGTGTGCCGTGCATACTGCTTACCGCCGGGCCGATGTGCAGCATCCGCTGCAAGGGTTTGGGGCCCTGCATCCCAAAATAGAGGGCGCCTACGCAGCCGGCAGCATCTGGAGCAGTTCCCTCTTCCCGGACCGCTGCCCCGCCGACGAGGTGTTGTTTACCACGTTTGTGGGCGGAGCTCTTTCCCAGGAAGCGGCCCACGAGCCGGAAACCGAGATGCTGCTGAAAGTACACCAGGAAATGCGCCGGCTATACGGCATCCGGGCCGAGCGGCCCCAGTGGCAGCGGCGCTTTGTGTGGGAACGGGCTATTCCGCAGTTTGATGAGCGCATCCTGCCAGCCCGCGAAGCTGCGGCCCGGCTGGCAACATTTGGGGTAGAGGTGGTGTCTAATTGGCAGGCGGGGGTATCCGTGCCCGACTGCATCCGCTACGCCCGCCAAACCGCCGAAAAGATTTCGGCGGGCAAAACCCGCTGAACTGCTATATTTGACCAATATGAACGACTCGCTCGTTATCATACCGACCTACAACGAGCGGGAAAACGCTGAGCTCATTATTCGCAAAGTGTTTTCGTTGCCCAAGCCATTCGATGTCCTCATCATCGATGATGGCTCGCCCGATGGCACCGCTCAGATTGTGCGCGACCTGCAGACCGAGTTTCCCGGACGTTTGTTTCTGGAGGAGCGCGCCGGCAAGCAGGGCCTGGGCACGGCGTATCTGCACGGTTTTAAATGGGGGCTTAGCCGCGGCTATGCCTACCTGTTTGAGATGGACGCCGACTTCTCGCATAACCCCGAAGACCTGATCCGCCTGTATGAGGCCTGCGCCCAGGAGGGCCAGGATATGGCCATTGGCTCCCGCTACATTCACGGCGTGAACGTGGTAAACTGGCCCATGAACCGGGTGCTTATGTCCTGGTTTGCCTCGGCCTACGTGCGCTTTATTACGGGCATGCCTATTATGGATGCCACGGCCGGCTTCAAGTGCTACACGGCGCAGGTGCTGCGGGTTATTCCGCTGGATCGGATCCGGTTTATCGGCTATGCCTTCCAGATTGAAATGAAGTGGCTGGCCTACAAATATGGCTTCCGCATTCAGGAAGTGCCCATTATCTTCACCGACCGTACCCGGGGCGCGTCTAAAATGAGCAAGGGTATCTTTAAGGAAGCTTTGCTGGGGGTAATTCAAATGAAGGTGAGCAGCTGGTTCCGCCGCTTCGACCGTTACCCCGCGCCCGCCCTCCCCGTTTCGGCTACGGCCGCAACCTCCGCGCCCGAAACACGGTAGGGGCTTTACCCCCTTACCCGAGGGGTTCTCTCTTGTGTGGTTCCTGATGCCGTTGCATGGAAAATACTCCCCTGTTTTGGGTTGCCTTTGTTGCCTTTGTGCTGGCAATGCTCTTGCTCGATCTGCTCGTGTTCAACCGCAAGGCCCACGTAGTAAAAATGCGCGAGGCCCTGGGCTGGAGTGCCTTCTGGATCCTGCTGTCCCTGTCGTTCAACTACCTGGTGCTGCGCACCATGGGCAAGCAGCCGGCCCTGGAGTTTCTCACCGGCTACCTCATTGAAAAGTCGCTGAGCGTCGACAACCTTTTCGTTTTTTTACTCATTTTCAGCTACTTCCGGGTACCGCAGGAATACCAGCACAAAATCCTGTTCTGGGGTATTATTGGGGCGCTGGTGCTGCGGGCCGTCTTTATTCTGGCCGGGGCGGCCCTGCTGGCCAAGTTCCACTTTCTGCTGTATGTGCTGGGGGCTTTTCTGGTCTACACCGGCGTTAAAATGGCCACCTCGGCCGGGGAGCCGGAAATTGACCCCGATGCTAACCCGGTAGTGAAATTTCTCAGCCGCCACCTGCCCATTACCAGCAAGCTGGAGGGCGGCAAGTTTTTCGTGCGCAAGGAAAAGCTGCTGTTCGCCACGCCTCTGTTTGTGGTGCTGGTGATGGTAGAAACTACCGACGTAGTTTTTGCGGCCGATTCCATTCCGGCTATCCTGGCCGTCTCGCGCGACACGTTCATTGTGTTTACCTCTAACGTGTTTGCCCTGCTGGGCCTGCGGGCACTTTATTTTGCGCTGGAAGGCCTCATGCGTCTGTTCCACTACCTGCACTATGGCCTGTCACTAATCCTCATTTTTATCGGGGTGAAGCTGTTGATATCGGAGCTCTACGAGTTGCCCATGGCCATTTCTCTCGGGGTGGTGGGCTTTATTTTATTGATGTCGGTGGTGCTGTCGCTATTGCTGCCCAAGGCCAAGGAAGAATTGCAGCTACCTACGGCCGATGACTCGGCGGATGATTCCAGCCTGTAACCCAAACCATACTTCATAAAAAAGCCCCACTGGCCATGGCCGGTGGGGCTTTTTTATGAAGTATGTACGCTGGCTATTGCTTGGGCGGGGCCGGTGGCTCCGTAGTTTCCGGCACGTTGGTATTCACGCCCTCGTCCTGGCCGCCGCCCAGCAGGTCTATCAGGTTGAGCGGCTCAAATTGCGCCGAGTCGGCGGGCGATACGGTGCGTACGGTGTCCCGCACGGCCCGCACAATATATTTACGGGCCGGGCCATTGAAGTTCAGGTGGTAACCCAGGCCTTCGTAGTCTGCCTGCGAGATGTAGCCTTTGCGGGCCATCAGCTGCGCAATGAGGCGGTGGAAGTAGCGGGCGCTACTCATCATCTCCCCGTACTGATTAAAGCCGTTTTTATAGTACTTGGGCCGTGGAATAATGCTGGCCAGATACAGGCTTTCGGATAAGCTCAGATTAGCCGGCTGCTTGTCGAAATAGAACTGCGCGGCCTCTTTCACCCCATAAATCTTGGGGCCCCATTCAATAATGTTCAGGTACACTTCCATCATCCGTTCTTTGGTGGAGATGTGCGTGTTTTCAATCAGCCACACTATCAGCGCTTCTTCAATCTTACGCGTCACGGTTTTCTGACGGGTCAGAAACACGTTTTTCACCAGCTGCATAGAAAGCGTACTGCCGCCCCGGGCAAAACGCTTCTCCTTAATATTCTGAATAATGGACTTCACAAAAGCCTTTTCCATAAAGCCTTTGTGCGTGAAGAAACGCGGGTCTTCTGCCGTCAGAATAGCATATTTCAGGGTAGGTGCTACCTGATTGAAAGGCACAAACTTGGGATTGGGCGGGCCTACCTGGAAGGTCTTAATGGAGTCGCCTTTATCATTGTAGGCGGTGTACCAAAAAGGCGTATTCAGCTTGCTCAGGTCTTCGCGGCCAAAGCGCGTAATCCGGAAGTTTTTGCCTTTCAGCGAGGAATTGAACTTGAGGCTGTCCAGCTTATTCATGTCCAGATCTGCGCTGAGACGGTAAGTCAAGGTGCCTTCGCCCTGCATGCCTTCCAGGGTGCTGAACATGCCTTCCGGCAAGGCATTGAAAAAGTCGTTGGCGGGTGTTTCGCCGGACTCAATCAGGGCTTTCACCTGCAGGCCGGCCAGCATCTCATCCCGCGACTTCACGCCATTGCTTTCCCCAATTACCCGCTTGTTGCGGGGCAGCTTACGCACGCTCAGCTGGGGGAAAACTTCCATCTGGTTCAGGGTTACTTTAGTGCCTTTTTCCAGCGCGGCGTAGGCTTTACCCAGCGTGGCTACATAATCAATGCCGGCGCGGGGGAAGCGCACATCGTGGTCGGCCAGCTTGGGGTGGTGCACCACAAAGTTGCGCGCCCAGGCCGTGCCTTTTACCGTCAGCTCATCATTGTTCAGGTCTTTGCCCGTGAGGCTCACGCGCACGGTATCAAACTGAACCCGGGCTCCGTAGCGGCGCTGCACGTAGGGCATCACCACCGGGCGCCCATCCAAGCCATATACATTGGCCGTGAGGGAATAATCACCGGGCTCTACGTGGCCCTGCAGGCCAAAACGGTTCACCACGGAGTCGATATCCGCCGTCAGCTGGCCCTGCAGGTCTCCGTCTTCAATAGCGAAGCGCGGCATAGTGATGGTTGCCGTATGCTCCGGGCTGCGGTAGGTCACCAGAAAGCTGCGGAAGTCGGCTTCGCCGGGAATATTGTCGAAAACCGTTTCCAGCAGCTGGTTTACCATCAGGCCATAGTTAGCGCCCTGCGTGGTATCCCGCTTCACGGTGGTCTTCTGTTTTTTGAAGAGGAAGGAGTAGTTATCCGCCGTAGCGGTTTTGTGCGCCGTGAGGCGGGCGCTGTCAATCTGCAGGCCGCTAAACACGGGGCGCCGGGCAAACAGTGACTTCAAGCTGATAGAAGCGTTGATGCGACGGGCCTGCAGCAGCGTATCAGGGCGGGCCGTGGGCACCAGGCTCACGCCATCAATCTGCACGGTATTCAGGTCCACAAACCGGGCTGGGCCCAGGGCCAGCGTAACGGGGTACTTGGCTTCCACCTTGGCTTTTACCTGCCGCAGCGCATACTGCAACAGCTCCTGGCGCTTGAGAAGAAATATACCCAAAGCCAATGCTAACAGCACCACCAGGCTACCCAGGGCAATGGCTATTCTTTTTTTCGTAGTTGAAGTCACGCGCAAACATGAGGAGAGAAGTTGCGACCGGGCTAGCCAGATTCATGCCGAACCCGGTGCCGCTCGGAGGACAAAGGTAGTGAAAAGCATTGCGTGCCCTGTCGGGCAGAGCGGGCATTCCTTACCTTTGGCCTACCGGTCCAACTTCTCTATACGCATGTCTGCCTCAACCGATACGACTTCTTTCTCCGCTCTCACCGCCGTTTCGCCGCTGGATGGGCGCTATCGTCGCCAAACAGCGCCGCTGGCCGCCTTCTTTTCTGAGCTGGCCCTGATTCGCTACCGGGTGCTGGTGGAAGTGGAGTACTTTATTGCGCTGCGCCAGCTACCGCTGCCCCAGCTGGAGTCGATTTCCGAGGAAGTTATCGGGGCCCTGCGCCAGATCTACCTTGATTTTTCGGCTGAGGATGCCGAGGCCGTAAAAGCCCACGAAAAGGTAACTAACCACGATGTGAAGGCTGTGGAATACTTCCTGCGGGATAAATTCTCGTCACTGGGCCTACAGCAATACGTGGAGTTCATTCACTTCGGCCTCACTTCCCAGGACATCAACAACACCGCCATTCCGCTCAGCCTGCAGCACGCCGTAGTGAAGGTGCTGCTGCCCGCTTACGCCAACGTCCGCAACCAGCTGGCTGACCGGGCTACCTCCTGGGCCACCGTGCCTATGCTGGCGCGCACCCACGGGCAGCCGGCTTCCCCTACCCGCCTGGGTAAGGAAGTACAGGTATTTGTAGCCCGCCTGGATGCCCAGGTAGATCTACTGGCCCAGGTGCCCTTCGCGGCCAAGTTTGGTGGTGCCACCGGCAATTTCAACGCCCACCACGTAGCTTACCCCAACATCGACTGGCATGCGTTTGGGCAGCATTTCGTGCAGGACCGGCTGGGCCTGCACCGCTCCTTCCCCACCACCCAGATTGAGCACTACGACCACCTAGCCGCCCTCTGCGACGGCCTGAAGCGCCTCAACACCATTCTTATTGATTTGGCGCGGGACGTGTGGCAATACATTTCCATGGGTTATTTCCGCCAGACCATTAAAGCCGGCGAAGTGGGCTCCTCGGCTATGCCGCACAAGGTGAACCCCATCGATTTTGAAAATGCGGAAGGCAACCTGGGTCTGGCCAATGCCGTGCTGGAGCACCTGGCGGCCAAGCTGCCCATCAGCCGCCTGCAGCGCGACCTGACCGATTCCACCGTGCTGCGTAACCTAGGTGTGCCGCTGGGCCATACGCTTATTGCCCTCACGGCTCTGCAGCGCGGCCTGGATAAACTGGCGCTGGACGAGGAAGCCCTCCGCCGCGACCTGGAAGCCAACTGGCCGGTAGTGGCCGAGGCCATCCAGACCATTCTGCGTCGCGAAAACTACCCTGACCCTTATAACGCCCTTAAGGCCCTCACGCGCACGCACGGCCCCATCACGCAGCAAACTATCAGCGAGTTTATCGGCACGCTGAATGTGAGTGATGCGGTGAAAGCGGAGCTGCGCGCTATTACGCCGCTGAACTACGTGGGCATCTAGCCCCCTGGTAAAAGTCGGCTTCCCTCCCTTTGATAAGTAGGGCTTCCTTTCAGCCCAAAATACTCTCCCAATGCCCGAGCTTAACGGCATCACCGTTCATCCCGACTGCCGCCATTTTCGCGGTGATATTCCCTGCCGCCCGAATAAAGAACACGGCTATCAGTGCGGCAGCTGCCCCGTGTACGCGCCCGTGCTGCAGCGCATTCTGATTATCAAGCTGGGGGCCATTGGGGACGTTATCCGGACCACGCCCCTGCTGCGGCGGCTGCGGCAGGAATATCCGGCGGCCAAAATCACTTGGCTCACGCTCACGCCGGCCATTCTGCCCCAGGGAGAAATTGATGAGGTGCTGAAGCTGGAGCTGACCTCCGTCCTGCATCTGCAGGCGCGGGAGTTTGATATTCTATTTAACCTCGACAAAGACAAAGAGGCCTGCGCCCTGCACGACTCTATCCGAGCTACACAGAAATTTGGGTACACGCTGCACCCTAATGGCGTGGCCTGGCCCGGCAATACGCTGGCCAACCATAAGTTCCTCACCGGCGTGTTTGATGAGCTCAGCCAACAGAATCAGAAGCCCTACGTGCAGGAGATTTTTGAGCTGTGCGGCTACGAATTCCGGGGCGAAGAATATGTATTCGACAACCACCAGGACAAAGGCTACGATTGGTCGGCGCTGCCCACGGGCAAGCCCCGCATCGGCCTGAACACCGGCTGCGGCGACCGGTGGACCACGCGCCTGTGGTCAGATGAGAAATGGGTGACGCTGATAACCCACTTGCAGCAGGCTGGCTACGCCCCGGTGCTGCTGGGGGCACTGCCGAAGATGCGCGCAACCGGCGCTTACAGGCTACTACCGGCGCTACTTACATGGGCACATTCCCACTGGAGCAGTTCATCAACCTCATGCAACAGATGGACCTCATTGTAACGCAGGTGACCATGGCCATGCACATCAGCATAGCCCTGCAGAAGCCTACGGTGCTCATGAACAACATCTTCAACCCCTACGAATTCGACCTCTATGGCCGCGGCCAGCTGGTGCAGCCTGACCGCAAGTGCGTCTGTTTCTACCGGGGAACGTGTAAGCTGGGCACCAGCTGCATGGAGGACTTACCGGCGGACAAGGTGTTTGAAGCGGTGAGGGCGAGCTTGCCGGCCGGAAAAGCCATCAGCTGATAGCCTTCAGCCAACAGCTCTGACTTCTGCCACGTCTTTCAGGGCGTGCACCATCTCGCTCCAGGAGAACTGCTTTTTCCGCTCCCAAACTCCCGTGGTAAACTCGGCCTCGCGCTGGTTTTCGTAAAAATCTACCAGCGCATCGGCAATGGCTTTGGGCGTGGGCTTTACCACGTAGCCCACTTCGCCGTTGGGAATCAGCTCGGCCAGGCCGCCCACGTCCGTTACCAGCATGGGCCGCTCAAAGTGATAGGCAATCTGCGAGACACCGCTTTGGGTGGCGTTTTTGTAGGGCTGCACCACCATATCGGCCGCGCAGAAGTAGTCTACCACCTTCTCATTGGGAATGAAATCAGTGGCGCGCACGAGGCGGCTGGCCAGGTTATGTTTCTGAATGAGTTCTTCGTAGGGTGCGGAGTCCTCGTAGAACTCGCCGGCTATTATCAGCTTCACTGGCAGGCGCGCCAGCCGCTCATCGGCAAAAGCTTCCAGCAATATATCCAGCCCCTTGTAAGCGCGGATAAACCCAAAAAACAGCAGATAGCCAAACTTGTCATCCAGCCCCAACGCCCGTAGCGCTTCGGCTTTGGATTTCAGGGGGCCGAAGTTATCATAGAGCGGATGCGGCTGGTAGCGGGCGGGCTGCTTGAAATGCAGCAGGCGCAAATCGGCCAGCACGGCCCGCGACATGGTGACAAAGCCGTGACAGGCGGAGAGGAAGTACCGCGTGAGGGGCCGGTCGCCGGGGCGCTTTTCGTGGGGAATTACGTTGTCGGTAATGGCCACAATGCGCGTGTACCGGTTGCGGCGGATGCGGCGGGCAATGAACCCCAGCGCGGGCCCCATAAAGGGCAGCCAGAACCGAAAAATCACCAGATCCGGCTTTTCCCGGCGCAGCTTCTCGCCTACCCGCAGCCAGGAAAGCGGGTTTACGGAGTTAATGCTGACATCAATATCCAGGTCGGCGGGGCCCGCCTCGGTGCTAAACTGCGTTTGGCCGGGAAACAGAAAGTTGGGGTACTGCAGGGAAAACGTTACCAGCCGCACCTCGTCGCCGGCCTCGCGGAAAGCCCGCGCCAGGCGCTCATTGTAGGTGGCCAAACCACCCCGCAACGGATAGGCAGGACCGATGATAACGACTCTCATAAGCACACCCTCAGGTCAATAAATTACCCTGGCTTAGCTATTCCAGATTCAGTTTATCCCGCACCAGATACTGGTTCTTACGGGGGCCGTTTAGCTGCACCATTTCGGCCAGAAACCCACCCACAAACACCTGCACGCCGACAATAACGGCGGCCAGAGCCAGAAAAAACAGAGGCTGATCCGTGACGTCGCGGGCTTTCAGGTTCTGGGATGCCAGGTACACCTTCTCCCCCACCAGCCAGAGCGTAATCAGAATACCCGTTAAGAACGAAAGCATGCCCACCGTCCCAAAGAAGTGCATGGGCCGCTTCCGGAACCGGCTCACAAAGGTGATGCTGAGCAAATCCAGGAAGCCGTAGACAAACCGCTCCAGGCCAAACTTGGTGACGCCGTATTTGCGCTCCTGGTGCTGCACCACCTTCTCGCCAATGCGCCGGAAACCGGCCCATTTGGCAATTACCGGAATGTAGCGGTGCATCTCCCCGTACACTTCAATAGCCTTCACCACGCGGTAGTTGTAGGCTTTCAGTCCGCAGTTAAAGTCGTGCAGCTGAATGCCGGAAATCCAGCGCGTAACGCCGTTAAAGAGCTTAGTGGGAATGGTTTTGCTGGGCGGGTCGAAGCGTTTTTTCTTCCAGCCGCTTACCAGGTCGTACCCATCGTGGGTAATCATCTGGTACAGGTCGGGCAGCTCTTCCGGCGAGTCCTGCAGGTCGGCGTCCATGGTGCATACTACGCGGCCTACGGCAGCTTTAAAGCCCACATTCAGGGCCGCCGACTTACCGTAGTTCCGGTTGAAGCGAATGCCGCGCAAGTGAATGTCATCCTGCGACAGGTCCTCGATTACCTCCCAGGAGGCATCGGTAGAGCCATCATCTATCAGAATAACTTCATAGGTGAGCCCATGCATGGAAAGCACGCGGTGAATCCACCGCGTGAGTTCCGGCAATGACTCGGCTTCGTTGAGCAGGGGAATAACAATAGACAGCTCAACGGGGAAATGCTGCGGCAAACGCTTACTCAAACTCGGGACGGGTATTTTTAGTGATGGCAGAAATAATCAGGGAAAGAATCAGCCCAATAACCACGGCACTCACAATGGCTATGGCCAATCCCATGGGGCCACCGCTGAATTTCTGCGACATGGCAACGGCTTGATCGATCTGCTCGTCGCTCAGGTTGCCTTGTGCTTCTAGCTTGGTGCGGGCTAAGTCCATGCCGCGCTGCATAGCAGCGGGGTCAATAAACTCCATGTAGATGTAGCGGAAAATAGCGCCCATTATGCCAGATACCAGCGAGAGAACTATGCCAATGGTCAGGCCCTGGCCGTAGGACATAAAGCCTTCGTTGTTGGCTTTGAAATACTTATGCGCCATCCAGATACCACCAATCCAAATTACAAAGGCCAGAAGCCCCAGTGGCGTGTTTCCTTCCTGATGGGCAACCAGCAGAATGAAGGAGTAGATGATGGACACCAGGCCCGTTAATACGCCATAGCGAATACCAACGGAAGCAGGGGTAACGGTAGTAGCAGTGTTTTCCATAAGATGGTTTTGGTGAGGAGAGAAAGAAAGGAATGCGCACTTATTTCCGGAAGAAAACGGCTCCCGGCAATACAAACAATACTCCTAATATCAACTTTTTGTAAAACTCATCCAGGGCCAGCTCACTGGGCTGGGGGTTATGCTGCAAAGCTTTTTCTTCCAAGGCAAAGCGCCTGGCACCATCCCGCTGCTTTAGATAAATACCCTTCCCGGCTTGCAAAATAGCGCGCATTTCAGCCCCATTTTTTTCAATCAACTCCGGCCCGGCTGAGCGGGCGAAACCATACAGCCCTACTGCGGAAATACCAGATGCTAATACTACGGTTATAATACCCGTTAAAACCGCCCGCACCAGCCCAGGGCCGTTAGGCTGGAAATAACGCCGCACATACCACTGGCACAGTACGGCGGCAAAAGGCAGCAACACCGTAGACATCAGCCGTTTAGGCCCGTACGGATTATGCCCGGCTACATACAGATATAACAACCAAAGCAGAGACAGCAACCCTACGCCTACGCCAAAAAGCAGGGCGGTACGCAGAATGCGCTGGGAAAAAG
The Hymenobacter sp. DG25B genome window above contains:
- a CDS encoding D-glycero-alpha-D-manno-heptose-1,7-bisphosphate 7-phosphatase is translated as MNEMKTSPITLNKAVFLDRDGVLNAEIGHYVWRPEEFVVLAGVPEALARLKAAGYYLVVVTNQAGIAKGLYTAADVHACHQKLQDACGHLIDAFYFAPGHPSVSESLMRKPDSLMLEKAMARFQLDPDQCWMVGDRLRDIEAGARVGVAGILINDTEQVEYTRAAPNLLAATDLILAQ
- the hemG gene encoding protoporphyrinogen oxidase translates to MRIAILGGGITGLTTAYYLHRAGISFDLFEANDDPGGTMRTRREGPYLVELGPNSLLLSPELEQLLQDLNLTSQIQEPAATSANRYVLRGGRYRKLPGSPQGLLLSGFFSLKAKLAILQELFRPAGPINLRETIAVFFRRRFNQEIVDYAVNPFVSGIYAGDPDQLLLQATFPRLAELEQQYGSVLRGLAKTGTGQRRRTISLRNGLNTLTNALAAQLAGHLFLHQPVREITRDADGRFHVDTPSGAFSDRAYDRVIIALPTAVTADILANLFPTEAAAIRPVYYPTMCAVHTAYRRADVQHPLQGFGALHPKIEGAYAAGSIWSSSLFPDRCPADEVLFTTFVGGALSQEAAHEPETEMLLKVHQEMRRLYGIRAERPQWQRRFVWERAIPQFDERILPAREAAARLATFGVEVVSNWQAGVSVPDCIRYARQTAEKISAGKTR
- a CDS encoding polyprenol monophosphomannose synthase, translating into MNDSLVIIPTYNERENAELIIRKVFSLPKPFDVLIIDDGSPDGTAQIVRDLQTEFPGRLFLEERAGKQGLGTAYLHGFKWGLSRGYAYLFEMDADFSHNPEDLIRLYEACAQEGQDMAIGSRYIHGVNVVNWPMNRVLMSWFASAYVRFITGMPIMDATAGFKCYTAQVLRVIPLDRIRFIGYAFQIEMKWLAYKYGFRIQEVPIIFTDRTRGASKMSKGIFKEALLGVIQMKVSSWFRRFDRYPAPALPVSATAATSAPETR
- a CDS encoding TerC family protein codes for the protein MENTPLFWVAFVAFVLAMLLLDLLVFNRKAHVVKMREALGWSAFWILLSLSFNYLVLRTMGKQPALEFLTGYLIEKSLSVDNLFVFLLIFSYFRVPQEYQHKILFWGIIGALVLRAVFILAGAALLAKFHFLLYVLGAFLVYTGVKMATSAGEPEIDPDANPVVKFLSRHLPITSKLEGGKFFVRKEKLLFATPLFVVLVMVETTDVVFAADSIPAILAVSRDTFIVFTSNVFALLGLRALYFALEGLMRLFHYLHYGLSLILIFIGVKLLISELYELPMAISLGVVGFILLMSVVLSLLLPKAKEELQLPTADDSADDSSL
- a CDS encoding biosynthetic peptidoglycan transglycosylase, which codes for MTSTTKKRIAIALGSLVVLLALALGIFLLKRQELLQYALRQVKAKVEAKYPVTLALGPARFVDLNTVQIDGVSLVPTARPDTLLQARRINASISLKSLFARRPVFSGLQIDSARLTAHKTATADNYSFLFKKQKTTVKRDTTQGANYGLMVNQLLETVFDNIPGEADFRSFLVTYRSPEHTATITMPRFAIEDGDLQGQLTADIDSVVNRFGLQGHVEPGDYSLTANVYGLDGRPVVMPYVQRRYGARVQFDTVRVSLTGKDLNNDELTVKGTAWARNFVVHHPKLADHDVRFPRAGIDYVATLGKAYAALEKGTKVTLNQMEVFPQLSVRKLPRNKRVIGESNGVKSRDEMLAGLQVKALIESGETPANDFFNALPEGMFSTLEGMQGEGTLTYRLSADLDMNKLDSLKFNSSLKGKNFRITRFGREDLSKLNTPFWYTAYNDKGDSIKTFQVGPPNPKFVPFNQVAPTLKYAILTAEDPRFFTHKGFMEKAFVKSIIQNIKEKRFARGGSTLSMQLVKNVFLTRQKTVTRKIEEALIVWLIENTHISTKERMMEVYLNIIEWGPKIYGVKEAAQFYFDKQPANLSLSESLYLASIIPRPKYYKNGFNQYGEMMSSARYFHRLIAQLMARKGYISQADYEGLGYHLNFNGPARKYIVRAVRDTVRTVSPADSAQFEPLNLIDLLGGGQDEGVNTNVPETTEPPAPPKQ
- the purB gene encoding adenylosuccinate lyase; protein product: MSASTDTTSFSALTAVSPLDGRYRRQTAPLAAFFSELALIRYRVLVEVEYFIALRQLPLPQLESISEEVIGALRQIYLDFSAEDAEAVKAHEKVTNHDVKAVEYFLRDKFSSLGLQQYVEFIHFGLTSQDINNTAIPLSLQHAVVKVLLPAYANVRNQLADRATSWATVPMLARTHGQPASPTRLGKEVQVFVARLDAQVDLLAQVPFAAKFGGATGNFNAHHVAYPNIDWHAFGQHFVQDRLGLHRSFPTTQIEHYDHLAALCDGLKRLNTILIDLARDVWQYISMGYFRQTIKAGEVGSSAMPHKVNPIDFENAEGNLGLANAVLEHLAAKLPISRLQRDLTDSTVLRNLGVPLGHTLIALTALQRGLDKLALDEEALRRDLEANWPVVAEAIQTILRRENYPDPYNALKALTRTHGPITQQTISEFIGTLNVSDAVKAELRAITPLNYVGI